Sequence from the Mesorhizobium sp. PAMC28654 genome:
GCCTGGGGCTGGATCCTCAAGCTCTTCCTTGTCAACTGTGCCGCGCTTCTCCTGTTCTTCGGCGCTTTCGAACTGCGGCTCTACATCCTGCGGTCACAGGGCAATCGCTTCAAATACAACGGTAAATGGCCGTCGGAGCAGAAGAGCAAGGCCTTCTTCTTCGAGAGCCAGAACATCGACAACATGCTGCGCACCTTCGGCACAGGCATGCCGATCTGGACCGCGATCCAGGTCGCCATCCTCCATGCCTACGCCAATGGCTATGTGCCGTGGCTCGGCTTTGCCGAGCACCCCCTGTACCTGTTTTGCCTGGCGCTGGTGGTGCCGATCATCCACGAAACCCATTTCTTCCTGCTGCACAGGGCGATCCACTGGCCGCCGCTCTACAGATGGGTGCATTCGGTCCACCACAATTCGGTGAACCCGTCGCCCTGGTCGTCGCTGGCGATGCACCCCGTGGAGCAACTCGGTTATCTTGGTGTCGCGCTGTGGCATCTGGTCATCCCGTCGAACCCGATCCTGGCGCTTTACCAGCTCCACCTTGCGGGCTTCGGCGCCATTCCCGGCCATGTCGGCTTCGACAAGGTCGAGGTCGGCGACAATGCCGCCGTCGATAGCCACGCCTACATCCACTACCTCCACCACAAATATTTCGAGGTGAACTACGGCGACGGCCTGATCCCGTTCGACAAGTGGCTGGGCACTTTCCACGACGGCGGCAAGGAAGGCGAGGAGCGCATGCAGGCCCGCTACGAAAAGAAGAAGGCGCGCGCCAACGCAGCCAGGTGAACGCGTTCACGCGCCAATCCATCAAGCATCCCGCAAGGGCCGGTATTCCAGAAAAAGGGGTGAGCCGGCACTCCGTTCCAGGGAGGAAATCCATGAAGAGACTTCTGTTCTCGGCGGCGTTGGCGACCATGATGTCGACTGGCGCCATGGCCCAGAAGATCGGCGTCAGCATCGTCAACTTCGACAACAATTTCCAGACGCTGCTGATGCACGGCATGCAGGACCGGGCCAAGGAAAAGGGCGTCGGCATCCAGGTCGAGGATGCGCAGAACGACGTTGCCAAGCAGCTTGACCAGGTGAAGAATTTCATCGCCAGTGGCGTCGACGCCATCGTCGTCACGCTGGTCGACACGAATGCGTCCAGGACGCTGAGCGAGGAGGCCGCGAAGGCCGGCATCCCGCTGGTCTTCGTCAATCTCGAGCCCAACGACATGAAGAACCTTCCGGCAAAACAGGTTTATGTCGGATCGAACGAGGTCGAGTCCGGAACGCTCGCGGCCTTCGAAGTGTGCAAGATGCTGCGCGCCAAGGGCAAGTCGGCTGGCGCCAAGGCCTACATCGTCATGGGCAGCCTGGTCCATCAGGCGGCGCTGCAGCGGACGAAGGACGTCGAGCAGGTGTTCGGCACCGATATGTGCAACTTCATCAAGGTCGTCGACAAGCAGTCGTCCGAATGGTCGCGCGACAACGCACAGAACCTGATGACCAACTGGCTGACGGCCGGGCCGGCGCCCGATGCGGTGCTCGCCAACAATGACGAATCGGCCATCGGCGCGATCCTGGCGCTCAAGGCCAACGGCGTCGACATGAAGAATGTCGTCGTCGGCGGCGTCGACGCCACGCCGGATGGCTTGCAGGCGATGAAGGCGGGCGACCTCGCGGTGACGGTGTTCCAGAACGCCAAGGCGCAAGGCGGCGGTGGCGTCGACGCGGCAATCGCGCTCGCCAAGGGCGAGAAGGTCGACCGTGTCGTCTATGTGCCGTTCGAGTTGGTCACGCCCGCCAACATGGACGCGTATCTGAACAAGAACTGATCCCAGGACCGAGTCCTCCGGGGTGGTCGTCATGGCCGTCCCGGAACCGGAATTGACGGGCCAGAATTGATGGGGGAGAAAAATGTCCAGCTGGATCAGGGCTTGCAGCCTAGACGACATCGAACAGGAGGGCGCCTTGCGTTTCGATCAGGGCGGCAAGACCTACGCGGTCTTCCGCTCACCGGACGACGAGGTGTTCTGCACCGACGGCCTGTGCACGCACGAAGCCGTCCATCTCGCCGACGGGCTGGTCATGGATTACGAAATCGAATGCCCCAAGCATGCCGGTGCGTTCGACTACCGCACCGGCGAAGCCAGGCGCCTGCCGCCTTGCATCAACCTCGGCACCTATCCGGCAAAAGTGGAAGCCGGCGCCGTGATGATCAGCTTGCCGGATTGAGAAGACCGGCCGCCGACGACAGGCTGTTCGCGGAAGAAAGTTCGGGTTGACCGCCCCCGCGCGCGAGGCGACTATCCTGCGAGAGCCGACTGCAGGAGGAAATGCGATGGACGAGCCCGAACGGTGGCGCCACATGTCGACGGCGCCGAGGGATGGCAGCCGGATTCTTGTCACGGTCCGGCCGTCCGAGCAGGGGCCCGCCGAAGTCGACCTTGCCTACTGGTCGCGCGCCGACCAGTTTGCCAGCGAGGGATGGCGGGCGTCCGACTCGTCGCCGGGACGGGTGATCGAATACGCGGACCCGGAGTTGAAGTGCTGGATGCCGCTTCCGTCCGCCAATATCAGCAGGGGTTCGCTGCCCTCTCCATGGCAGGGGGAGGACAGCCAGCAGCTGGACGGTTCGGGGATTTAGCTCGTATTTTCACGCTCCGGGTGCGGCGCCGCCGTACCCTTCAGACGGCGGTCCCGCGATGCCCGTGACTTGCACGTCCGTTGCTGATGCATGAGCGATCTCTAATTGACAGCCCGGTGGAAACGGCGCTCACTGGCCGCGCAGGT
This genomic interval carries:
- a CDS encoding sterol desaturase family protein, giving the protein MDDLKYGKRNKRGDWAPNEPAETAPLFAWPPQPLKVLKWLPHYFLPYNLLFAVSAVVWWHFVLPDVEVMKTLAWGWILKLFLVNCAALLLFFGAFELRLYILRSQGNRFKYNGKWPSEQKSKAFFFESQNIDNMLRTFGTGMPIWTAIQVAILHAYANGYVPWLGFAEHPLYLFCLALVVPIIHETHFFLLHRAIHWPPLYRWVHSVHHNSVNPSPWSSLAMHPVEQLGYLGVALWHLVIPSNPILALYQLHLAGFGAIPGHVGFDKVEVGDNAAVDSHAYIHYLHHKYFEVNYGDGLIPFDKWLGTFHDGGKEGEERMQARYEKKKARANAAR
- a CDS encoding sugar ABC transporter substrate-binding protein, yielding MKRLLFSAALATMMSTGAMAQKIGVSIVNFDNNFQTLLMHGMQDRAKEKGVGIQVEDAQNDVAKQLDQVKNFIASGVDAIVVTLVDTNASRTLSEEAAKAGIPLVFVNLEPNDMKNLPAKQVYVGSNEVESGTLAAFEVCKMLRAKGKSAGAKAYIVMGSLVHQAALQRTKDVEQVFGTDMCNFIKVVDKQSSEWSRDNAQNLMTNWLTAGPAPDAVLANNDESAIGAILALKANGVDMKNVVVGGVDATPDGLQAMKAGDLAVTVFQNAKAQGGGGVDAAIALAKGEKVDRVVYVPFELVTPANMDAYLNKN
- a CDS encoding MocE family 2Fe-2S type ferredoxin; protein product: MSSWIRACSLDDIEQEGALRFDQGGKTYAVFRSPDDEVFCTDGLCTHEAVHLADGLVMDYEIECPKHAGAFDYRTGEARRLPPCINLGTYPAKVEAGAVMISLPD